One window of the Colletotrichum destructivum chromosome 6, complete sequence genome contains the following:
- a CDS encoding Putative nucleolar protein Nop56/Nop58 yields MAAINYLLYEAPMGYGVFHIEHQPDSIGLRQKEAQESIADLARFGKMVKLVNFTPFDTGKQALDEINHISEGLMSDHLKSVLELNLPQTSGKKSRITVAVAEKNLASVIKSTFPGVDCETSETSEVAGDLLRGVRLHADRLLKGLQTGDSTAAGLGLGHSYSRAKVKFSTTKNDNHVIQASATVEFQDKGVNQFFMRVREWYGWHFPELVKIVSDNLTYAKLVLAIGDKATLTDDRLHDIAALVEEDGEKAQAIIDAAKVSMGLTIMPADLEIVKGFAEAVVAQAEARRSTANYLDKKMSIVAPNLQTLIGTPVAAKLISHAGSLTNLSKYPASTLQILGAEKALFRALKTKSNTPKYGLIYHSSFIGKAAVKNKGRISRYLANKCSIASRIDNYTENPTTKFGEALRQQVEDRLEFYATGKKPAKNADVMASVLEQVEGDITLDDAEMVDAVAPEVKKEKKEKSKDKKEKKDKKDKEKKRKRESDVGGAAEPEKADGEKKKKKKKSKDE; encoded by the exons ATGGCCGCGATCAACTACCTCCTCTACGAGGCGCCCATGGGCTACGGTGTGTTCCACATCGAGCACCAGCCCGACAGCATTGGCCTGCGCCAGAAGGAGGCCCAGGAGTCCATTGCCGACCTTGCCCGCTTCGGCAAGATGGTCAAGCTTGTCAACTTCACCCCCTTTGA CACCGGAAAGCAGGCATTGGACGAGATCAACCACATCTCTGAGGGTCTCATGTCGGACCACCTCAAGTCGGTCCTTGAGCTCAACCTCCCCCAGACGAGCGGCAAGAAGAGCAGAATCACCGTTgccgtggccgagaagaacctGGCCTCCGTGATCAAGTCCACCTTCCCCGGTGTCGACTGCGAAACCTCCGAGACCTCtgaggtcgccggcgacctcctccgtGGCGTCCGCCTGCACGCCGACCGCCTCCTCAAGGGCCTGCAGACGGGCgactcgaccgccgccggcctcggcctgggccacTCGTACTCGCGCGCCAAGGTGAAGTTCAGCACCACCAAGAACGACAACCACGTCATTCAGGCCAGCGCCACCGTCGAGTTCCAGGACAAGGGCGTCAACCAGTTCTTCATGCGCGTGCGCGAGTGGTACGGCTGGCACTTCCCCGAGCTCGTCAAGATTGTCTCGGACAACCTGACCTACGCCAAGCTCGTgctcgccatcggcgacaaGGCCACCCTCACCGACGACCGCCTGcacgacatcgccgccctcgtcgaggaggacggcgagaaggcccAGGCCATtatcgacgccgccaaggtgTCCATGGGCCTGACTATCATgcccgccgacctcgagatcgtcaagggcttcgccgaggccgtcgtcgcccaggccgaggcccgcCGCTCGACCGCCAACTACCTCGACAAGAAGATGTCCATCGTCGCGCCCAACCTGCAGACCCTCATCGGCacccccgtcgccgccaagctcATCTCGCACGCCGGCTCCCTGACGAACCTGTCAAAGTACCCGGCCTCGACGCTCCAGattctcggcgccgagaaggccctCTTCCGCGCCCTCAAGACCAAGAGCAACACCCCCAAGTACGGTCTCATCTACCACTCCAGCTTCatcggcaaggccgccgtcaagaACAAGGGCCGCATCTCCCGCTACCTGGCCAACAAGTGCTCCATCGCCTCCCGTATCGACAACTACACCGAGAACCCCACCACTAAGTTTGGTGAGGCTCTGCGCCAGCAGGTCGAGGACCGCCTCGAGTTCTACGCCACCGGCAAGAAGCCTGCCAAGAACGCCGATGTTATG GCCTCCGTTctggagcaggtcgagggcgacatcacgctcgacgacgccgagatggtcgacgccgtcgcgcccgaggtgaagaaggagaagaaggaaaagtccaaggacaagaaggagaagaaggacaagaaggacaaggagaagaagcgcaagcgcGAGtccgacgtcggcggcgccgccgagcccgaaAAGGCTGacggagaaaagaagaagaagaagaagaagtccaAGGACGAGTAA
- a CDS encoding Putative TRAM1-like protein, with the protein MTAPESPMAQSSAIPASASNKDQMAATRRRRKSSVRGHGHTHDPTARQSSNKQDQLDMLSKRSRARAILRRCKHIAVKHTWTTPLVLILAFLSIYAVNPTESNIVHHFIFLSYKVPQQGLDAVAGNAAADPDAPAQYGKGLWDIAFVCFYATVLSFTREFIMQELLRPLAKFYGIRSRGKQLRFMEQAYTAIYFGILGPFGLYVMSRTPVWYFNTTGMYESFPHKTHEAVVKFYYLFEAAYWAQQALVMLLGLEKPRKDYYELVAHHIVTLSLIGLSYRFHFTYMGIAVYLTHDISDFFMAMSKSLNYIDSPITGPWYCLSLASWIYLRHVINLKILWSILTEFSTVGPYELNWETQQYKCWISKTITFGLLGLLQSLNLFWLFFLVRIGYRFVFHDVKQDDRSEAEDSEAEPMETIDELSKVDAAPIVTGEAAHAAQAVVNGVAKAAGGGVASRTRSRRAA; encoded by the exons ATGACCGCTCCCGAATCCCCCATGGCACAGTCGTCTGCCATCCCGGCCTCGGCTAGCAACAAGGAccagatggcggcgacgcgccgGCGCAGAAAGTCGAGCGTGCGAGGCCACGGCCACACCCACGATCCCACGGCGCGCCAGTCCTCCAACAAGCAGGACCAGCTCGACATGCTCTCCAAGCGCAGCCGTGCCCGCGCCATCCTCCGCCGCTGCAAGCATATCGCTGTCAAGCACACCTGGACCACCCCgctcgtcctcatcctcgccttcctctccATCTACGCCGTCAACCCGACCGAGTCCAACATCGTCCACCACTTCATCTTTCTCTCCTACAAGGTGCCCCAGCAgggccttgacgccgtcgccggcaatgctgccgccgaccccgACGCGCCCGCGCAGTATGGCAAGGGTCTCTGGGATATCGCCTTTGTCTGCTTCTACGCCACCGTCCTGTCCTTCACGCGCGAGTTCATCATGCAGGAGCTCCTCCGCCCGCTGGCCAAGTTCTACGGCATCCGCTCCCGCGGCAAGCAGCTGCGCTTCATGGAGCAGGCCTACACCGCCATCTACTTTGGCATCCTCGGTCCCTTTGGCCTGTATGTCATGAGCCGCACCCCGGTGTGGTACTTCAACACCACCGGCATGTACGAGTCATTCCCGCACAAGACCCACGAAGCCGTCGTCAAGTTCTACTACCTGTTCGAGGCCGCCTATTGggcccagcaggccctcgtcatgctccttggcctcgagaAGCCGCGCAAGGACTACTACGAGCTCGTGGCCCACCACATCGTCACCCTGTCGCTCATCGGTCTGAGCTACCGCTTTCACTTCACCTACATGGGCATTGCCGTCTACCTGACCCACGATATCAGTGACTTTTTCATGGCT ATGTCCAAGTCCCTCAATTACATCGACAGCCCAATCACCGGGCCGTGGTACTGCCTCTCGCTGGCCTCGTGGATCTACCTCCGCCACGTCATCAACCTTAAGATCCTCTGGTCCATCCTTACCGAGTTTTCTACCGTCGGCCCCTATGAGCTCAACTGGGAGACGCAGCAGTACAAGTGCTGGATCTCCAAGACCATCACCTTCGGTCTgctcggcctgctgcagtCCCTCAATCTCTTCTGGCTGTTCTTCCTCGTCCGCATCGGCTACCGCTTTGTCTTCCACGACGTCAAGCAGGACGACCggtccgaggccgaggactcTGAGGCCGAGCCCATGGAGACGATTGACGAGCTTTCCAAGGTCGATGCCGCGCCGATTGTTACCGGCGAGGCCGCTCACGCTGCGCAGGCTGTTGTGAACGGCGTCGCCAAGGCTgctggtggcggcgtcgcgtCACGGACCCGGAGCCGACGCGCCGCGTAA